One genomic window of Campylobacter curvus includes the following:
- a CDS encoding DUF4198 domain-containing protein — MKISKSAFALIVGGILTSAGAHDFWLNASNDEVLNIQIGYGHEFPGVEPISQKRVQLFQTPYLLKNGQKFEVEQKGENFNFEGKKVAKGSYIVVGEYKPTFWSQMSDGKWQMQTNRKNGQGVKYCELAKMSAKAVLNVGVADESVVKPIGQTLEIVPLSNPANFAVDEFFGMQVLFEGKPLAGVDVGVISPYLENTHDNEQRAFWGKTDKNGRINIKLFKAGEYAVSVLYKTAYKDSSECDENVYESTFKFSLK; from the coding sequence ATGAAAATTAGCAAGAGTGCTTTTGCGTTGATCGTTGGCGGTATTTTGACATCGGCCGGTGCGCATGATTTTTGGCTAAATGCCTCAAATGACGAGGTTTTAAACATCCAAATAGGCTACGGGCATGAATTCCCGGGCGTAGAGCCTATCTCGCAAAAGCGCGTCCAACTTTTCCAGACGCCATATCTTTTAAAAAACGGCCAGAAATTCGAGGTCGAACAAAAGGGCGAGAATTTCAACTTCGAGGGCAAAAAGGTAGCCAAGGGATCGTATATCGTCGTTGGCGAATATAAACCGACGTTTTGGAGCCAAATGTCTGACGGCAAGTGGCAGATGCAAACGAACAGGAAAAACGGTCAAGGCGTGAAGTACTGCGAGCTGGCCAAAATGAGTGCCAAAGCGGTATTAAACGTCGGAGTGGCCGATGAAAGCGTCGTAAAGCCGATAGGTCAGACGCTAGAGATCGTCCCGCTTAGCAACCCTGCGAATTTCGCCGTAGACGAGTTTTTTGGCATGCAGGTGCTGTTTGAGGGCAAGCCGCTTGCAGGCGTGGATGTGGGCGTCATATCGCCATATCTTGAAAATACGCATGATAACGAGCAGCGCGCATTTTGGGGCAAGACCGATAAAAACGGGCGCATAAACATCAAGCTTTTCAAGGCCGGCGAATATGCGGTGAGCGTGCTTTATAAAACTGCGTATAAAGATAGCTCCGAGTGCGACGAGAACGTCTATGAGAGCACTTTTAAATTTTCTTTGAAGTAA
- a CDS encoding tetratricopeptide repeat protein — MRKIVFSLLILSAFLQALAQGSQGVELSSQTKHEQTSPDTKQPQTEHKQQKPPVRIIYKGVSKTPIYLCERGNMLGCFRAAEIYYSGSGVKRNVRTAVIYFKRSCLGGYGPACTSLGDLYRLEGGFNSRKKAIGLYEEGCKKSDGTACFVLGTYYKSGDMVKRNEAKSVKFLKRACELKYEKACER, encoded by the coding sequence ATGAGAAAAATCGTGTTTAGTTTGCTGATATTATCGGCCTTTTTGCAGGCTTTGGCTCAGGGCTCGCAGGGCGTAGAGCTATCATCGCAAACAAAACACGAGCAAACCTCGCCCGATACGAAGCAGCCTCAAACCGAGCATAAACAACAAAAGCCGCCGGTAAGGATAATTTACAAGGGCGTGAGCAAAACGCCTATTTATCTATGCGAAAGAGGCAATATGCTCGGGTGCTTCAGGGCAGCAGAGATATATTACAGCGGAAGCGGAGTCAAGCGAAACGTTAGGACGGCGGTGATTTATTTCAAGCGCTCTTGTCTAGGCGGATACGGGCCTGCTTGCACGAGTTTGGGCGATCTTTACCGACTAGAAGGCGGCTTTAATTCGCGTAAAAAAGCGATCGGTCTTTACGAGGAAGGGTGTAAAAAGAGCGACGGCACGGCGTGTTTCGTGCTGGGGACTTACTACAAGAGCGGAGATATGGTAAAAAGGAACGAAGCAAAATCCGTAAAATTTCTAAAACGCGCCTGCGAGCTGAAATATGAAAAAGCGTGCGAACGCTAG
- the rpsB gene encoding 30S ribosomal protein S2 gives MVTMRDLLECGVHFGHQTRRWNPKMKKFIFGERKGIYIIDLQKTIRYFRYTYNIVRDAAAEGKTILFVGTKKQAVEAIKEYAEKCGMPYVNHRWLGGMMTNFGTIRQSIRKLEVIETMEEDGSINLLTKKEALMLRRKKEKLIATLGGIRNMKNLPDMVFIVDTVKEKIAVQEANRLKMPVVAPIDTNCDPDVVDYPIPGNDDAIRSVQLFCQEMAEAINEGKSLLEQDSEANADDAEVSQEEKDAVVAEAMSEEDFASEDDE, from the coding sequence ATGGTCACAATGAGAGATTTACTAGAGTGTGGCGTTCACTTCGGACACCAAACACGCAGATGGAACCCAAAGATGAAAAAATTTATCTTTGGAGAGAGAAAAGGTATCTATATCATAGATCTACAAAAGACGATCCGTTATTTCCGCTATACCTACAACATCGTTCGCGACGCGGCCGCCGAGGGCAAGACTATCCTTTTTGTGGGTACTAAAAAGCAAGCGGTCGAAGCGATCAAAGAGTATGCAGAAAAATGCGGCATGCCATATGTCAATCATCGCTGGCTAGGCGGTATGATGACAAATTTCGGCACTATCCGTCAGTCTATCCGCAAGCTTGAGGTCATCGAGACGATGGAAGAAGACGGCTCTATAAATTTACTGACTAAAAAAGAAGCGCTAATGCTTCGCCGCAAAAAAGAGAAGCTGATCGCTACGCTTGGCGGTATCCGCAATATGAAAAATTTACCTGATATGGTGTTTATCGTCGATACCGTTAAAGAAAAGATCGCCGTTCAAGAGGCAAACCGCCTAAAAATGCCAGTCGTCGCACCGATAGATACAAACTGCGATCCTGACGTGGTAGACTACCCTATCCCCGGCAATGACGATGCGATACGCTCAGTCCAGCTTTTCTGCCAAGAGATGGCTGAGGCGATAAACGAAGGCAAATCGCTTCTTGAGCAAGATAGCGAAGCAAATGCAGATGACGCCGAAGTGAGCCAAGAGGAAAAAGACGCGGTCGTTGCAGAGGCGATGAGCGAGGAAGATTTCGCCAGCGAGGATGATGAATAA
- the tsf gene encoding translation elongation factor Ts, which yields MEITAQMVKELRESTGAGMMDCKKALSEADGDMQKAVDILREKGLGQAAKKADRLASEGLVSVEVCEHCKKATISEINSETDFVARNPQFQALTKDTTAHIQAKGITSVEELNESTLNGVKFEEYFKTQIATIGENLVVRRFETISADEKGVVNGYVHSNGRVGVLIGAACQSEEVAQKAAEFIRNLCMHAAAMKPTVISYKDLEKDFVEKEFIALKAELEKENEELKRLGKPLHHIPRFASRSQITPEILAGVENEIKEELKAEGKPEKIWDKIIPGKIERFYADNTILDQRLTLLGQFYVMDDKKTIEQVVAEKSKELGGKIEIVKYVRFELGEGLEKKVDDFAAEVAAQIG from the coding sequence ATGGAAATCACTGCACAAATGGTAAAAGAGCTCCGTGAAAGCACGGGAGCTGGTATGATGGACTGCAAAAAGGCTTTGAGCGAGGCTGATGGCGATATGCAAAAGGCCGTCGATATACTTCGCGAAAAGGGTCTTGGTCAGGCTGCGAAAAAGGCGGACCGTTTAGCTAGCGAAGGGCTAGTAAGCGTCGAGGTTTGCGAGCACTGCAAAAAAGCGACTATAAGCGAGATAAATTCCGAAACCGACTTCGTCGCTAGAAATCCGCAGTTTCAAGCGCTCACAAAAGATACTACGGCTCATATCCAAGCAAAAGGTATCACAAGCGTTGAAGAGCTAAACGAAAGCACGCTAAACGGCGTGAAATTTGAAGAATATTTCAAAACTCAGATCGCAACTATCGGTGAAAATTTGGTCGTTCGCAGGTTTGAAACCATAAGCGCCGATGAAAAAGGCGTAGTAAACGGCTACGTGCATTCAAACGGACGCGTGGGCGTGCTCATAGGCGCAGCGTGCCAGAGTGAAGAGGTCGCGCAAAAAGCGGCTGAATTTATCAGAAATCTATGCATGCATGCAGCTGCGATGAAGCCAACCGTGATAAGCTACAAAGACCTTGAGAAGGACTTTGTCGAAAAAGAATTCATCGCGTTAAAAGCAGAGCTGGAAAAGGAAAACGAGGAGCTAAAGCGCCTTGGCAAGCCGCTTCATCATATACCTCGTTTTGCCAGTAGGTCTCAGATCACTCCTGAAATTCTAGCCGGTGTTGAAAACGAGATTAAAGAGGAGCTAAAAGCCGAGGGCAAGCCTGAGAAAATTTGGGATAAGATAATCCCGGGCAAGATCGAGAGATTTTACGCTGACAATACGATCTTGGATCAGCGCTTAACGCTTCTAGGCCAGTTTTACGTCATGGACGATAAAAAAACGATCGAGCAAGTGGTCGCTGAAAAGAGCAAAGAGCTTGGCGGTAAGATCGAGATCGTAAAATACGTCCGCTTCGAGCTTGGCGAGGGACTAGAGAAAAAAGTCGATGACTTTGCGGCTGAAGTAGCGGCGCAAATCGGCTAA
- a CDS encoding ABC transporter ATP-binding protein, with the protein MEILRASNLGFAYDYTLFENVNFTLNSSESAAILGVSGCGKSTLLHILSTLLKPKTGEVVYDAKSLYSLSQNELIKIRRLEFGIIFQAHYLFKGFNAHENIELASILAKEPIDKSQLEALKISDVLNQKVGELSGGQQQRISIARVLTKKPRVIFADEPTGNLDKQTALEVMQTLFNYIKANDAALVLVTHDNELALKCDNVYKLENKELSKISS; encoded by the coding sequence ATGGAAATTTTAAGAGCGTCTAATCTAGGCTTTGCGTATGATTATACGCTCTTTGAAAATGTAAATTTTACGCTTAATAGTAGCGAGAGTGCCGCTATATTAGGTGTTAGCGGCTGCGGTAAATCGACACTGTTACACATACTTTCGACTCTTTTAAAGCCAAAAACCGGCGAAGTCGTTTATGACGCCAAATCTCTTTATTCACTTTCTCAAAACGAGCTTATAAAGATTCGTCGACTCGAATTTGGTATCATATTTCAGGCCCACTATCTTTTTAAAGGCTTTAACGCACATGAAAATATCGAGCTTGCAAGCATCTTGGCAAAAGAGCCTATCGATAAAAGCCAGCTTGAAGCACTAAAAATTTCAGATGTGCTAAATCAAAAGGTAGGCGAGCTTAGCGGCGGGCAGCAGCAGCGTATTTCGATCGCTAGGGTGCTGACTAAAAAGCCCCGTGTTATCTTTGCCGACGAGCCGACCGGAAATTTAGACAAGCAGACCGCCCTTGAAGTGATGCAGACGCTGTTTAACTATATCAAAGCAAACGACGCTGCGCTCGTATTAGTCACGCACGATAATGAGCTCGCGCTTAAATGCGACAACGTCTACAAACTGGAAAACAAAGAATTATCCAAAATTTCATCCTAA
- the fliR gene encoding flagellar biosynthetic protein FliR has product MELVSFFGADRAITFMLLFARLSGLIVFFPFYSHNQIPLTARTLLVFMLCIVFFPMSHAHEHAINFLFVEILSEAMLGLCAGLMLTIVFATLQMAGEQISMVMGFSMATVLDPQTGVSSPVIANMINFLALLTFLMFDGHHLLLQFYAASLAHVPLGDFYPRAGVMSYALKIFANLFMFGFILSFPIIALSLLSDSIFGMLMKTMPQFNLLVVGYPIKITIGFAVLIAILAGMMKIVGDMLLQIINDLPNLFF; this is encoded by the coding sequence ATGGAGCTAGTTTCGTTTTTTGGCGCTGATAGAGCGATCACCTTCATGCTTTTGTTCGCTCGTCTTAGCGGACTCATCGTCTTTTTTCCGTTTTACTCGCATAACCAGATCCCGCTCACGGCGCGGACTTTGCTGGTTTTTATGCTTTGTATCGTCTTTTTTCCGATGTCACACGCGCACGAACATGCCATAAATTTTTTATTCGTCGAAATTTTGAGCGAGGCGATGCTGGGTCTTTGCGCGGGACTGATGCTCACGATCGTGTTTGCTACGCTTCAGATGGCTGGAGAGCAAATCTCTATGGTTATGGGATTTTCGATGGCGACGGTGCTAGATCCACAAACTGGAGTAAGCTCGCCGGTCATTGCAAATATGATAAATTTCCTCGCCCTTCTTACGTTTTTGATGTTTGACGGTCATCATTTGCTGCTGCAGTTTTACGCTGCTTCCCTTGCACATGTACCTTTAGGCGACTTTTATCCAAGGGCTGGGGTGATGAGCTACGCTTTAAAAATTTTTGCGAATTTGTTCATGTTCGGTTTTATTTTATCTTTTCCGATCATTGCGCTCTCTTTGCTCTCGGACTCGATATTTGGGATGCTTATGAAAACGATGCCGCAGTTTAACCTGCTAGTCGTGGGCTATCCGATAAAGATCACGATCGGATTTGCCGTTTTGATCGCGATTTTAGCGGGTATGATGAAAATAGTCGGCGATATGCTGTTACAAATTATTAACGATTTGCCGAATTTGTTTTTTTAA
- the gmk gene encoding guanylate kinase — MQGQILVVSGPSGSGKSTLLNRLLKEERDLCFSISSTTRAIRDGEKEGVDYYFISEDEFKKGIENGEFLEWAQVHKNFYGTSLKPVLAALNDGKIVIFDIDVQGFHIALEKFKSYITSIFITTTNKKELKRRLQNRGTDNAETIENRLMNAVGEMEHILEYDYFLINDDIEKSYRGLKSVVHAMRLKSANINLRQTVDSWIDC, encoded by the coding sequence TTGCAGGGGCAAATTTTAGTTGTTTCAGGGCCTAGCGGTAGCGGCAAGAGCACTCTTTTAAACAGGCTTTTAAAAGAGGAGAGGGATCTGTGCTTTTCTATCTCAAGCACGACAAGAGCGATCAGAGACGGCGAAAAAGAGGGCGTGGATTATTATTTTATAAGCGAGGATGAGTTTAAAAAAGGCATAGAAAACGGAGAATTTCTAGAATGGGCGCAGGTGCATAAAAATTTTTATGGCACTAGTCTAAAGCCCGTTCTGGCTGCGCTAAATGACGGCAAGATCGTGATCTTTGACATCGATGTGCAGGGCTTTCATATAGCACTTGAAAAGTTTAAAAGCTACATCACGTCGATCTTTATCACGACTACAAATAAAAAAGAGCTTAAAAGACGTCTGCAAAATCGTGGCACAGACAATGCTGAAACGATAGAAAACCGCCTGATGAACGCAGTCGGTGAGATGGAGCATATCTTAGAGTATGATTATTTTTTGATAAATGACGACATAGAAAAGAGCTATCGCGGGCTAAAATCTGTGGTGCACGCGATGAGGCTAAAGAGCGCAAACATAAATTTACGTCAAACCGTTGATAGCTGGATAGACTGCTAG